Proteins found in one Ptychodera flava strain L36383 chromosome 16, AS_Pfla_20210202, whole genome shotgun sequence genomic segment:
- the LOC139114568 gene encoding uncharacterized protein: protein MEGSRGPVLRVRIGEDIFNLPSPVSSQRLNILSGNHFQQRSMYLVSDDASGRRVLWQDEDGNFDLVTRDHDPQVLYEVRGLHLSAATASSPTRPSRSPTVHPSTATDVGTPDSFLATAGSAPSPGVRYGHMYQQPDNVHSSPRHLGVRPPGVRAQQFGRRTRKAVTMLEYRDESAELIENCTVFIRITEDSCSLQNVADQVKNELQLIQTPKLLDRHYLPIRDTAVTSEYGFWLAARKISAVKEDDFLKWRGRKKTKKNRTATDELHEVLSQVKQQLENTPGATSPSTNRLICLICLDVVRLPLFVCSKCNQAIGCLQCCNRCSQCPHCRAELPDPIEGVRGLDSLLSAVGHPSSTEEELSEPLTQRVNESESQQNPPLIYQISDSNSDDDFQP, encoded by the exons ATGGAGGGGTCTCGAGGGCCAGTCCTCCGAGTAAGGATAGGTGAAGATATTTTTAATCTACCTTCACCCGTATCAAGCCAACGCTTGAACATTCTGAGTGGCAACCATTTTCAACAAAGATCAATGTACTTGGTGAGCGATGATGCCTCGGGAAGACGAGTTTTGTGGCAAGACGAGGACGGAAACTTCGACCTGGTGACGAGGGATCACGACCCGCAGGTGCTATATGAGGTCCGAGGATTACACCTCAGTGCAGCCACGGCCTCCAGCCCAACGAGACCGTCACGTTCGCCGACTGTCCATCCAAGTACTGCCACAGATGTTGGTACTCCGGACAGTTTCCTAGCTACGGCAGGTAGTGCACCCTCCCCTGGGGTGCGTTATGGTCATATGTATCAACAACCCGATAATGTACACTCGTCACCAAGACATCTCGGCGTTCGGCCACCCGGCGTCAGAGCGCAACAATTTGGGCGACGTACGAGGAAAGCGGTCACAATGCTAGAATACAGGGATGAGAGCGCCGAGCTGATAGAAAACTGCACTGTATTCATTAGGATAACAGAAGACTCTTGCAGCCTACAAAATGTTGCTGACCAGGTCAAGAATGAATTACAACTAATACAAACGCCAAAACTTCTCGACAGACATTATCTACCGATCAGGGACACCGCCGTGACTTCAG AATATGGTTTCTGGCTTGCTGCCAGAAAAATCAGTGCAGTCAAGGAAGATGATTTCCTTAAGTGGAGAGGTAGGAAGAAGACAAAGAAGAATAGAACGGCGACAGATGAACTTCATGAAGTTTTAAGTCAAGTGAAGCAACAGTTAGAAAACACA CCAGGTGCCACATCCCCATCTACAAATCGCTTGATATGCTTGATTTGTTTAGATGTGGTGAGATTGCCATTATTCGTCTGCTCAAAATGCAACCAGGCCATTGGATGCCTTCAGTGCTGTAATAGATGTAGCCAGTGCCCTCATTGCAGAGCTGAATTGCCAGATCCAATAGAAGGTGTACGAGGCCTTGATTCATTATTATCAGCAGTGGGCCATCCCTCCTCCACAGAGGAAGAACTGAGCGAACCTCTGACACAGCGTGTAAATGAAAGTGAAAGTCAACAAAATCCACCACTGATATACCAGATTAGTGACAGTAACAGTGATGATGATTTTCAGCCATAA